From Pseudobdellovibrio exovorus JSS, a single genomic window includes:
- a CDS encoding C25 family cysteine peptidase → MKFNLIGLILLATLSSHAAEKFKVSIHSTDIKIQSSQKENAFTHVSVDGTESEKTVGAPELPVKSWLVQAKPEQIKVQFKSFKTEKLSNIKPYPVQEQDCRCAQDQIKTFKVNNKFYAQPMNSVNIDYLGSYRGIPVSRVDVRLGQYNSETNEVEIVTDGDVTINMPLFTYPQTERNSYLIVSPLELVDGLTAFTEWKRSQGYTVHVETVTSPSNDLNAIQALIKKYYDEHSIDFAIIVGDENTIPMFRVSTSGSYQTPSDLKYFTMDGADDYIPDVLASRIVATSVEQVTAQLAKSIEFEQRAFQDASGLRRFIGIASNEGSNPSDNQYITSIGDRHKEVNGSEVLHYYQNDRENSNPAGLNRGLNTGAAWLTYMGHGSGTSWDNLNQTYYVRHIPEMRNQTVVKPIIIDVACQNGRLLSRYLGTSFMNPTGEAAGAAAYYGGTVNISWHPPAVMAQGIAFQHLEKKFKHLGEALMAGQMYLASRWNNKTQIIDNMEWYHLQGDPGLNIQF, encoded by the coding sequence ATGAAATTCAATCTAATTGGTCTTATTTTATTAGCCACGTTGAGCTCGCACGCTGCTGAAAAATTTAAAGTCAGCATCCACTCAACAGATATCAAAATTCAATCCAGCCAAAAGGAAAATGCGTTCACGCATGTTTCGGTTGATGGAACAGAATCAGAAAAAACAGTAGGTGCTCCTGAGCTTCCTGTTAAAAGTTGGCTGGTGCAAGCCAAGCCTGAACAAATCAAAGTTCAGTTCAAATCTTTCAAAACTGAAAAGTTGAGCAACATCAAACCTTATCCAGTTCAAGAACAAGACTGCCGCTGTGCTCAAGACCAAATTAAAACTTTCAAAGTGAATAACAAGTTCTACGCACAACCAATGAACTCAGTAAATATCGACTATCTAGGATCTTACCGCGGAATTCCAGTTAGCCGTGTCGATGTTCGTTTGGGTCAATACAACTCTGAAACAAACGAAGTGGAAATCGTTACCGATGGTGATGTCACTATCAATATGCCGCTTTTCACTTACCCACAAACGGAGCGTAATAGCTATTTAATCGTTAGCCCGCTTGAGTTAGTGGATGGATTAACTGCATTCACTGAATGGAAACGCTCTCAGGGTTATACAGTGCATGTGGAAACAGTAACGTCACCATCGAACGACTTAAATGCCATTCAAGCATTGATTAAAAAGTATTACGACGAACACAGCATTGATTTCGCTATTATCGTTGGCGATGAAAACACAATCCCGATGTTCCGTGTATCTACTTCTGGAAGCTATCAAACACCAAGTGACCTGAAATACTTCACAATGGATGGCGCTGACGACTATATCCCAGATGTTCTTGCTAGCCGTATCGTGGCGACATCTGTTGAACAAGTAACAGCTCAATTGGCGAAGTCGATCGAGTTTGAACAACGTGCGTTCCAAGATGCAAGTGGTTTAAGACGCTTTATTGGTATCGCTTCAAATGAAGGCTCAAACCCTTCTGATAACCAGTACATCACCTCTATCGGCGACCGCCATAAAGAAGTGAATGGCAGCGAAGTTCTTCACTATTACCAAAATGATCGCGAAAACTCTAATCCAGCGGGATTAAATCGCGGTTTGAATACGGGAGCTGCATGGTTGACTTACATGGGCCACGGAAGTGGTACTAGCTGGGATAACCTGAACCAAACTTACTACGTTCGTCATATCCCAGAGATGCGCAATCAAACTGTTGTTAAGCCAATCATTATCGATGTGGCTTGCCAAAACGGACGCCTCTTGAGCCGCTACCTTGGTACTAGCTTTATGAACCCAACAGGTGAAGCGGCTGGTGCTGCGGCTTACTATGGTGGAACTGTGAATATCTCATGGCATCCACCTGCAGTGATGGCACAAGGGATTGCATTCCAACACCTTGAAAAGAAGTTTAAACACTTAGGAGAAGCTTTAATGGCAGGTCAAATGTACTTAGCTTCTCGTTGGAACAACAAAACCCAAATCATCGACAATATGGAATGGTACCACCTACAAGGTGATCCAGGATTAAACATCCAATTCTAA
- a CDS encoding S1C family serine protease produces MKKKSLILVTTLFFSCLFFLIPNLASSQTVTKGALPQQPLPKLNLNDPLPANLFVELAKAINPAVVNISTSAIARKGPRDPLQDMLERFYGIPPQSEGWSNRPRRVGLGTGFIIREDGLIVTNAHVIKDADIIEVQLTEKADKQYKAEVIGSDQRTDIALIKIKADVKLHVASLGSSKDVEVGEWVAAFGNPYGHGHTMTKGIISSKGRAIQEINKFPLLQTDASINPGNSGGPLVNSRGQVIGVNSAIDARAQGIGFAIPIDEVKSILPQLEQRGSIRKGYLGISPVDLDNQTAAYLKMDDDYRGAVVAVVQPNGPADKAALKIYDVVTSIDGQRVRNAQDLVDIIADKEPGKKVSIKYLRNNNGQAIERNTTVTIEERPDEKQLLQQSFQRRQRR; encoded by the coding sequence ATGAAAAAAAAATCTCTTATCCTCGTGACCACTCTTTTTTTCAGCTGCCTTTTCTTTCTTATTCCGAACTTAGCCAGCTCACAAACAGTTACTAAAGGCGCTTTGCCTCAACAGCCCCTACCAAAACTCAATCTCAACGATCCTTTGCCTGCCAATTTATTTGTTGAGCTAGCAAAAGCCATCAATCCCGCTGTTGTTAATATCTCAACATCGGCTATTGCTAGAAAAGGACCACGCGACCCTTTACAGGATATGTTGGAACGATTTTACGGCATTCCACCTCAATCTGAAGGTTGGAGTAATCGTCCTCGCCGCGTTGGATTAGGAACAGGATTTATTATCCGTGAAGATGGACTTATCGTAACGAATGCTCACGTCATTAAAGATGCGGACATTATCGAAGTTCAACTGACAGAAAAAGCCGACAAGCAATACAAAGCCGAAGTCATTGGAAGCGATCAAAGAACAGATATCGCTCTGATTAAAATTAAGGCGGACGTTAAGCTTCATGTGGCCAGCCTTGGCTCATCAAAAGACGTTGAAGTCGGTGAATGGGTCGCCGCCTTCGGTAATCCCTATGGTCATGGCCACACTATGACAAAAGGCATTATTTCTTCTAAAGGAAGAGCTATCCAAGAAATCAACAAGTTCCCTCTTCTACAAACAGATGCATCCATTAACCCTGGAAACTCAGGTGGGCCTCTGGTCAATTCACGTGGACAAGTTATTGGTGTTAACTCAGCCATTGATGCAAGGGCTCAAGGGATTGGCTTTGCAATCCCCATCGATGAAGTGAAGTCTATACTTCCTCAACTGGAGCAACGAGGAAGTATTCGCAAAGGATACCTTGGCATCAGCCCTGTAGATTTAGATAATCAAACAGCAGCTTATCTTAAAATGGATGACGACTATCGCGGTGCAGTCGTTGCCGTGGTTCAACCCAACGGGCCTGCAGATAAAGCGGCATTGAAAATCTATGATGTGGTGACGTCTATTGATGGACAGCGCGTTCGTAACGCTCAAGACCTTGTTGATATCATTGCGGATAAAGAGCCTGGCAAAAAGGTCTCTATCAAATACTTACGTAATAATAACGGCCAAGCCATCGAACGAAATACGACTGTTACGATCGAGGAACGTCCCGACGAAAAACAGCTGTTACAACAGAGCTTTCAACGTCGTCAGCGTCGTTAA
- a CDS encoding DUF1844 domain-containing protein: MSSNNEQKLEASFSLLIMSIASNAMMAMGLTPDPQTGKTESDRNMARFNIDLLSVLKEKTKGNLTPDEIGLLDHILQDLQMKFVQLK; encoded by the coding sequence ATGAGCTCGAACAACGAACAAAAACTTGAGGCTTCATTTTCTTTACTTATCATGTCCATCGCTTCCAACGCGATGATGGCTATGGGGTTAACTCCAGATCCACAGACAGGAAAAACTGAATCTGATCGCAATATGGCCAGATTTAATATCGACCTTCTCTCTGTTTTGAAGGAAAAAACTAAAGGCAACCTGACACCAGATGAGATCGGATTGCTGGATCATATCCTACAAGATCTTCAAATGAAGTTTGTTCAATTAAAATAA
- a CDS encoding AAA family ATPase, with protein MADMDLSTLNQTVKEQSIFVSQMMSEMGKIVVGQKEMIEGITMGLLTGGHILLEGVPGLAKTLTISTLAQTISLDFHRIQFTPDLLPTDLIGTMIFNPKSGDFSAKKGPIFSNIVLADEINRAPAKVQSALLEAMAEKQVTIGEQSYKLDHPFLVLATQNPLEQEGTYPLPEAQMDRFMFKIDVTYPTKEEELEIVSRMGHNQRPEIQKVITKEQLLNAVQIVDQIYVDQKVKNYIVDLIMATRQPAQYGLSRLEKLITVGGSPRASLSLIRAAKAHAFLRGRGFVTVEDIKAIVYKVLRHRLILSYEAEAENLKADDIIKEVLSAIEVSG; from the coding sequence ATGGCAGATATGGACTTATCAACACTTAATCAAACCGTTAAAGAGCAAAGTATTTTTGTTTCGCAAATGATGAGCGAAATGGGGAAAATAGTTGTTGGTCAAAAAGAAATGATCGAAGGCATCACAATGGGTTTGCTAACAGGCGGCCATATCTTGCTTGAAGGGGTTCCGGGTTTAGCGAAGACACTTACGATTTCGACGTTAGCTCAGACAATTTCGTTAGATTTTCATCGTATTCAGTTCACGCCGGATTTGTTGCCCACAGATTTAATCGGAACGATGATTTTTAATCCTAAATCAGGAGACTTCTCGGCGAAAAAAGGACCTATCTTTTCCAATATCGTTTTAGCGGACGAGATCAATCGTGCTCCAGCCAAAGTTCAGTCGGCTCTGTTAGAGGCCATGGCCGAAAAACAAGTCACGATCGGCGAACAGTCCTACAAATTAGATCATCCCTTCTTGGTATTGGCGACGCAGAACCCGCTAGAGCAAGAGGGAACATATCCTCTGCCAGAAGCACAGATGGATCGTTTCATGTTTAAGATTGATGTGACCTATCCAACGAAGGAAGAAGAACTCGAGATCGTATCGCGTATGGGACATAATCAACGCCCAGAAATTCAGAAGGTCATCACGAAAGAGCAGCTTTTAAACGCGGTACAAATTGTGGATCAAATTTACGTTGATCAAAAAGTAAAAAATTACATTGTCGATTTGATTATGGCCACGCGCCAACCGGCTCAGTACGGTTTGAGTCGATTAGAAAAGCTGATCACTGTGGGGGGATCTCCGCGTGCGAGTTTAAGTCTTATCCGTGCAGCCAAAGCCCATGCGTTTTTACGTGGCCGTGGATTTGTTACGGTTGAGGACATTAAAGCGATTGTTTACAAAGTTTTACGTCATCGTCTGATTTTATCGTATGAGGCAGAAGCAGAAAACCTAAAGGCTGATGATATCATCAAAGAGGTTTTATCTGCGATAGAAGTTTCGGGGTAA
- a CDS encoding DUF58 domain-containing protein: MVNNIFSGEYHTHFKGQGMTFADFREYVAGDDIRSISWTLTARAGKPFIKTFEEERELTMILAVDVSGSQDYGSKNYFKGETLTYVAATLAFSAIKNNDQVGLLLFSDEVELYLPPKKGRAQVYRILRELLYFKPKSQKTNIASGLDYLRGVLKKRSTVFLLSDFRDQNYEASLRLLERKHEVIAGLVQDETEFVFPDVGLIELQDAETGEVSLIDTSNPVFREEMKSKFKGDFENFQKKLSRSGVRSFSFLPDDNYHHALLAFFKRKAGRK, from the coding sequence ATGGTGAATAACATTTTTTCTGGCGAGTATCATACGCACTTCAAGGGTCAAGGGATGACCTTTGCGGACTTTCGTGAATATGTTGCAGGTGATGACATCCGATCTATTTCGTGGACCTTAACGGCCCGTGCAGGTAAGCCATTTATTAAAACTTTTGAGGAAGAGCGTGAGCTGACAATGATCCTAGCGGTTGATGTCAGTGGCTCGCAAGATTACGGCTCAAAAAATTACTTCAAAGGTGAGACATTAACTTATGTGGCCGCAACCTTAGCCTTCAGTGCCATTAAAAATAATGATCAAGTGGGTTTATTATTATTTTCTGATGAAGTGGAATTGTATTTGCCTCCTAAAAAAGGGCGGGCGCAGGTCTATCGTATTTTGCGTGAGTTATTGTATTTTAAACCCAAAAGTCAAAAAACAAATATTGCTTCTGGATTAGATTATTTGCGTGGCGTTTTAAAAAAGCGTTCCACAGTTTTTTTACTGAGTGACTTCCGAGATCAGAATTATGAAGCTTCGCTTCGGTTGCTTGAAAGAAAGCACGAAGTGATCGCTGGTTTAGTGCAAGACGAAACAGAGTTTGTATTTCCTGATGTGGGATTGATTGAATTACAGGATGCAGAAACGGGTGAAGTGTCTTTGATTGACACCTCTAATCCTGTATTTCGTGAAGAGATGAAGTCGAAGTTTAAAGGTGACTTTGAAAACTTTCAAAAAAAATTAAGTCGTTCAGGAGTGAGATCCTTTAGCTTTTTACCAGACGACAATTACCATCATGCATTGCTAGCTTTTTTCAAAAGAAAGGCAGGGCGTAAGTGA
- a CDS encoding vWA domain-containing protein, which translates to MSQYLWGQPLAFLLLLPWGVLVYLLLIRKKQVRGALKIGSLANFKPWQNRGRVVFYKLNQVILLISLLCFIFALARPQRADSQVKRTLEGLDIVIVLDVSDSMLIEDMKPLNRLESAKETISSFVSQRMSDRIGIVIFAGEAFTLVPPTLDYQLIKERVSNITTAASARIKDGTAIGVGMASGAARLKDSQAKSRVMIFMTDGENNSGTIDPETGLEVAKGYGIKIYTIGIGKSGPTRIPVYTQDLFGNRVKRYQPFESTVNDELLQQMSQVTGGKYFRASKEDSLQGVFDEINKLETTKIEDNKYVRYEEYFQIFLVIGLLLFLFNRVLNMTLLKVGP; encoded by the coding sequence GTGAGTCAGTATCTCTGGGGACAACCACTGGCCTTTTTGCTTCTGCTCCCTTGGGGTGTATTAGTTTATCTATTATTGATTAGAAAAAAACAGGTGCGTGGCGCTTTGAAGATAGGCTCATTGGCTAATTTTAAGCCGTGGCAAAATCGTGGGCGTGTTGTTTTCTACAAATTGAATCAAGTCATACTTTTAATCTCTCTTCTTTGCTTTATCTTCGCACTAGCTCGCCCGCAACGGGCTGACTCTCAGGTCAAAAGAACTTTAGAGGGGCTTGATATCGTGATTGTTTTAGACGTCTCAGACAGTATGTTGATTGAAGACATGAAACCGCTGAATCGCCTCGAGTCAGCTAAAGAGACGATATCTTCATTTGTGTCCCAAAGAATGTCCGACAGGATTGGTATTGTGATTTTTGCTGGTGAAGCGTTTACGCTGGTTCCACCGACGTTAGATTATCAGTTAATAAAAGAGCGCGTATCCAACATTACCACGGCGGCATCAGCCCGTATCAAAGATGGGACCGCGATTGGTGTTGGTATGGCCAGTGGTGCGGCAAGGCTTAAAGATTCACAGGCAAAGTCCCGTGTTATGATCTTTATGACTGACGGGGAAAACAATTCGGGAACTATTGATCCAGAAACGGGGCTAGAAGTAGCCAAAGGTTATGGCATTAAAATTTACACTATCGGTATAGGGAAAAGTGGTCCGACTCGAATCCCAGTTTATACTCAAGATCTATTTGGTAATCGTGTTAAACGCTATCAGCCTTTTGAAAGCACGGTGAACGATGAATTGCTACAGCAAATGTCACAGGTGACAGGTGGTAAATATTTCCGTGCATCGAAAGAAGATTCTTTACAGGGTGTCTTCGATGAAATTAATAAGCTCGAGACCACAAAGATCGAAGATAATAAGTACGTGAGATATGAAGAATACTTTCAAATTTTTCTTGTGATTGGTCTGCTTCTTTTTCTATTCAATAGAGTGTTGAATATGACTTTATTAAAGGTTGGTCCATGA
- a CDS encoding vWA domain-containing protein codes for MMSTGLIWADPKAFYLLIIVVFYVGLYFFFEKYSLQKLEKFFGKKVTSYLTQSVSHVKRRGAMAVQAVALVFIVISLARPQTGEAQQEIKSEGVEIMVLADVSESMLAEDVRPSRLSQMKIELSRLLELMPGNKIGIIAFAGSSALLSPLTTDPNALKMYIDSLDTDSVSSQGTNFEVALSYAKEAFERGGVTQDAQSRTTRVILIVSDGEDQEKGAIEAAKALADQDIRIFSIAYGTEKGGAIPARDSRGNMIGYKKDSNGQTILTQVHGSFLKSLAEAGKGQFYFAYVSGDHLKKLTSDIDALEKSQFQSSMMAQYDEKFGYPLTVGLILLLLSFFISDRNTQPAVWKGRYEI; via the coding sequence ATGATGAGTACAGGATTAATCTGGGCAGATCCGAAAGCTTTCTATCTTTTAATTATTGTAGTTTTTTATGTGGGTCTTTATTTTTTCTTCGAAAAGTACTCGCTTCAAAAACTAGAAAAGTTTTTTGGAAAAAAAGTAACTTCGTATTTAACACAGAGTGTATCACACGTAAAAAGAAGAGGAGCTATGGCTGTGCAGGCGGTAGCTCTGGTCTTTATTGTGATTAGCCTTGCTCGTCCTCAAACGGGGGAAGCGCAGCAGGAAATTAAAAGTGAAGGTGTGGAAATCATGGTCCTTGCTGACGTATCTGAAAGTATGTTGGCAGAGGACGTAAGGCCATCACGGCTTTCACAAATGAAGATTGAACTGTCGCGCCTATTAGAGCTCATGCCTGGTAATAAAATTGGTATTATTGCATTTGCGGGTAGTAGTGCTCTGTTATCTCCGTTAACTACAGATCCGAATGCTTTAAAGATGTATATTGACTCTTTAGATACGGATTCGGTGAGCTCACAGGGAACTAATTTCGAGGTGGCTTTAAGTTATGCTAAAGAGGCTTTCGAGCGTGGCGGTGTGACACAAGATGCGCAGTCGCGGACAACACGTGTTATTTTGATAGTGTCAGATGGTGAAGACCAAGAAAAGGGAGCGATCGAGGCGGCTAAGGCATTAGCTGACCAAGATATCAGGATTTTTTCAATCGCTTATGGAACTGAAAAAGGTGGAGCCATTCCTGCGCGTGATAGCCGTGGGAACATGATCGGCTACAAAAAAGATTCGAATGGTCAGACAATTCTGACTCAAGTGCATGGTTCTTTTCTGAAATCATTAGCTGAGGCGGGAAAAGGGCAGTTCTATTTTGCTTACGTTAGCGGTGATCACTTGAAGAAACTGACGTCCGATATTGATGCTCTTGAAAAATCCCAATTCCAAAGTAGCATGATGGCTCAGTACGATGAAAAATTTGGTTATCCATTAACAGTGGGGCTTATTCTTTTACTTTTAAGCTTCTTCATTTCAGATCGCAACACTCAACCAGCAGTATGGAAGGGACGTTATGAAATCTAA
- a CDS encoding tetratricopeptide repeat protein, with amino-acid sequence MKSKLLVSNSSKVRTLFFLVIGALLLSSCKQDYPSLKSLYLDSVAKKEIQREEYEQALTHYYQILESAPYQPSVHSNIGVLLGGMQQPEEERKSLLYALELAQKNPENTEALFAIQFNLGVHYGRLKKVEEALEHYQAALELKPDSKEVKTNIELLLQQQSKGGESSSSSEKQQGSDSQNNNQDKNKDGDQEKKDQQGNQDQDQKDNGENKKDDGKRESSSKYKPRPYQGDQLSEGDVKKILGELRNQEQKIRANFDKKEKGKSYKNEKDW; translated from the coding sequence ATGAAATCTAAGCTACTGGTTTCTAATAGCTCTAAGGTCCGTACACTTTTTTTTCTTGTTATAGGTGCCCTTTTATTGTCTAGCTGTAAGCAGGACTATCCCTCTTTGAAGTCTTTGTATCTTGATTCTGTAGCGAAAAAAGAAATACAGCGTGAAGAATACGAGCAAGCTTTAACTCATTATTATCAGATTTTAGAGTCAGCTCCTTATCAGCCCTCAGTTCATTCGAATATTGGTGTGTTGTTAGGGGGAATGCAGCAGCCAGAGGAGGAAAGAAAGTCTTTGTTGTATGCATTAGAGCTGGCTCAGAAAAATCCTGAAAATACGGAAGCCTTATTTGCCATTCAATTTAATTTGGGCGTGCACTATGGGCGTTTGAAAAAAGTAGAAGAGGCTTTAGAGCATTATCAGGCGGCTCTTGAATTAAAACCGGATTCAAAAGAAGTAAAGACGAATATTGAACTTCTTTTGCAGCAGCAAAGTAAGGGTGGGGAAAGTAGCTCCTCATCTGAAAAGCAACAGGGTTCTGATTCTCAGAATAACAATCAAGATAAAAATAAAGATGGCGATCAAGAGAAAAAAGATCAGCAAGGAAATCAAGATCAAGACCAAAAAGACAATGGTGAAAATAAAAAAGATGATGGAAAGCGTGAAAGCTCGTCGAAGTATAAGCCGCGCCCATATCAAGGTGACCAATTGTCTGAAGGCGACGTTAAAAAAATCTTAGGCGAACTGCGCAATCAGGAACAAAAGATACGTGCAAATTTCGATAAGAAAGAAAAAGGAAAGTCTTATAAAAATGAGAAAGATTGGTAA
- a CDS encoding BatD family protein has protein sequence MRKIGNWISTLLVLLFICPVWAANITVTSTVDRNQMGIGDSFGLTVTVQGDEDFEVDAPQLPHVAGLELINTSLGGRQSSSSMSIINGRAQFQKQVVQTYHFLMSPQKEGSFLIPAIEVLVNGKVYHTNSIKIDVAEEYRNGQATGSAGAEPRFPPGYGGSGVAEDIPTNPFGQDVEDLFDQLLRQQQRMFGGGGGGGAQRGNPSGQIPSRQLNVDTNEVFFVYLDVDKTEVYEGEQITANWYIYTRANIEALDRVKFPDLKGFWKEIIEEVPSLQFSEEIVNGVRYRKALLASHALFPINASGVSVIDEFRVKAKVRLPTQFGWGQPTDINRASRRVQIKVLPLPTEGRTQSFSGAVGQYRVSLRTEGVSFPAHQPFSIKVRYEGIGNAKLIDLPTINWPAGLEVYDTKSDAKFFREGNSYKEFEVLVIPRREGEMKIPSLEFTYFDPQKKQYVSEATSELNLMITKGVAGAGIPSSGTLQSNTDGSEYKAQAILELPKAQAFSSSLARPLVYALATLTGLVVMLIEFFRRLRGLGKAPDWTEKVSQKLKLIDQYASTNDHRRLGSESVNLIYMLVGYLTGQEKTDREFHLLIDDISVQDQKLYLSRVTQLFDYFQLVGFSPEEILKDTLNRTPVAEQVKALKILAKEIVAKSSKEDR, from the coding sequence ATGAGAAAGATTGGTAACTGGATTTCGACTTTACTTGTATTACTTTTTATCTGTCCCGTATGGGCAGCTAATATAACTGTGACATCCACTGTTGATCGCAATCAAATGGGGATTGGAGACTCTTTTGGACTAACTGTCACTGTACAGGGAGATGAGGATTTTGAAGTAGATGCACCTCAACTGCCTCATGTAGCAGGGTTAGAGTTAATCAACACCTCGTTAGGTGGCCGCCAGTCTTCTAGCAGTATGTCTATCATTAATGGACGAGCTCAATTTCAAAAACAAGTGGTGCAGACGTATCATTTTTTAATGTCTCCACAGAAAGAGGGAAGTTTTTTAATCCCCGCTATCGAAGTTTTAGTAAATGGAAAAGTCTACCATACAAATTCGATCAAAATTGATGTGGCTGAAGAGTATAGAAATGGACAAGCCACAGGCTCAGCAGGAGCCGAACCAAGATTTCCTCCTGGCTATGGTGGATCTGGTGTCGCAGAAGATATTCCCACAAATCCCTTTGGTCAGGATGTAGAAGATTTATTTGATCAACTTTTACGTCAGCAGCAGCGCATGTTTGGCGGCGGCGGAGGTGGCGGTGCTCAACGTGGTAATCCTTCAGGGCAAATTCCATCACGTCAGTTGAATGTCGATACGAATGAAGTCTTCTTTGTCTATTTGGATGTAGATAAAACGGAAGTTTACGAAGGTGAACAGATCACGGCAAATTGGTATATCTACACACGAGCGAATATCGAAGCTTTGGACCGAGTGAAGTTTCCTGATCTTAAAGGATTTTGGAAGGAAATCATCGAAGAGGTCCCCTCTTTGCAGTTTTCTGAAGAGATCGTAAACGGGGTGAGATATCGTAAAGCCCTTTTAGCGAGTCATGCTCTTTTTCCAATTAATGCATCCGGAGTTTCTGTTATTGACGAATTCCGTGTAAAAGCGAAAGTACGTTTGCCGACTCAGTTTGGATGGGGGCAGCCTACGGATATTAATCGCGCCTCTCGCCGTGTGCAAATTAAGGTACTACCTTTACCAACAGAGGGAAGAACGCAGAGTTTTTCTGGAGCGGTGGGGCAGTATCGAGTGAGCTTAAGAACAGAAGGCGTTAGTTTTCCTGCTCATCAGCCATTTTCTATTAAAGTTCGCTATGAGGGAATTGGAAATGCGAAGCTGATTGATCTGCCAACGATTAATTGGCCAGCGGGATTAGAGGTTTATGATACCAAAAGTGATGCCAAATTTTTCAGAGAGGGCAATAGCTATAAAGAGTTTGAAGTTTTAGTTATTCCTCGTCGTGAAGGTGAAATGAAAATACCTTCATTGGAATTTACTTATTTCGATCCTCAGAAAAAACAATACGTTTCTGAAGCCACTTCCGAATTGAATTTGATGATCACAAAAGGAGTTGCAGGAGCTGGAATTCCCTCTAGCGGTACGTTGCAATCCAACACAGATGGCAGTGAATACAAAGCTCAGGCTATTTTGGAGCTTCCAAAGGCTCAGGCCTTTAGCAGTTCATTAGCGCGTCCTCTGGTGTACGCGTTAGCGACACTGACAGGTTTGGTGGTGATGCTCATTGAGTTCTTCCGCCGCTTACGTGGTTTAGGCAAAGCGCCTGATTGGACCGAGAAGGTAAGTCAGAAGTTGAAGTTAATTGATCAGTATGCCTCGACTAACGACCATAGACGTCTTGGTTCCGAATCGGTGAATCTTATTTATATGTTGGTGGGGTATTTGACTGGCCAAGAAAAGACCGATCGAGAGTTTCATCTTCTTATTGATGATATTTCGGTTCAGGATCAAAAGCTCTATCTAAGTCGTGTTACACAGTTATTTGATTACTTCCAATTGGTGGGATTTTCCCCAGAGGAAATTTTAAAGGATACGCTGAATCGCACTCCAGTTGCGGAGCAGGTGAAAGCGCTGAAAATTCTAGCCAAAGAAATAGTTGCTAAATCTTCTAAAGAAGACAGATAA